GACAAAGTCACCTCCGCGATGTTTATAAGGCGCGTCTAGCAAAATTACATACTACGGGGCATTTTTAATTGGGCTATTGTATATAATGATAGGTTAAAATATACTGTATCATTATTTGTCTAGTTTTTGCTACCATTTCCGAACCAGTTCTTAATGACATCATATTTACTCTTCGTTGGGAATGATGGTGTAATGTGCGCGTCCATCGACACTATATAAACACTTTGTATTCATGAACGGCTCAATTAAAGTAGCTGATGACATGcacttatgtatttttatttatacttgatACTATTTATCTTCATATGAATACATTAATCGTTACAATTATGTTAATAGCGAGAACAAAGATTAAAAGTACTTTGGAAGAAGCGTATTTTTTGTAGTGTTTAATGGTCATTAAAATCAACATATAGGGTACACAAGGTATGATTATGAAATGATACAAAGTGTCAAAGATTAAAATCGTAatctgtataaaaatgtagatAATAATCCATATACATGGCTTCacaaaatatgcaaataaaacatgaGATACAATCGAACCAACACGAAATTAccttataataaatcaatacaacGTAATCATTAGCTCCATCGAAGCTCGGCTAAAGTGTTATAGAAAGTGGCTTTATTGAAACTATTGATAGTCGGGCCGGCTGCGGGCCCACATTAACCCGCCGTATTTCACGAATCGCCCGCTGAGGTGAGAACATAATAAGCGGTTCGActccatttttaatattccagCTTCATTACGTCGTATTACAAACGTCTTGGGTGGCGAATTCTATCGCGAACGCTCTTAATACCACGTTATTAAGGCACCGGGATAGGGGGGCGGGCCGTTGCTCCGATTTATTTGAAGTTTTCGTACCGACTCAATTTGGGAAATTATTTCGCCGGCGGCGCTCGCGAAATTAAGACGTCAGCGTGATTGCACTGAGGcgtttaattatgtaaatgttatgaGCTAGCGGTGGGTGGTTCGTGTAATTGTGGCAAGATGTGGTCACGTAGCTACAACAGATTTATGATTCCGTTCGCCGCCTTTGAAAAATGAGTGACGTGAATGCAATAACTTTATCGACTTGCATCCCGAGGGGTCGGCTGCGATGAGCGGAATTATGGCGTGAATAGTATGAACAGACTACATTGTATGTAATGCTATATCCTTAGATACggataaataaaactcatttcGCTATTAACTAACTGCCTgaagaaaatttatgttatcttGATTGCCAATGAAAGGAAGATCGTCTTGTTTTCTTTATGGCGTCGATATTTATATACGCTTTGTACTTATTTACATGGAGTACgaagtaaataatgttatttatgtatttggcTGCATGTGAAgacttagataaataaaatatttattcccgGCTGTGACTGTTCCCGGCGTGAGACGCGTCCAAAGTTATTtgtagccttcctcaataaatggactttTCAACACAACAATAATTTTGGGCTAAAACTAGTAGTTCGTCTTCAAGAGTCTCGTATCTCTTTCCCCTTCAACATATAGATCACATAATTCCCttcaaaataaacttaaaatttggTTTAAAGATTATTGCTTTTACTGCAATGTGTATTTTCAGTAACGGGGAATGTTATTCTTTCAGATACTAGCGTCTCACATGGAGGTCCGTTGCAAGTGCCACGGGCTGTCAGGCAGTTGCCAACTCCGCACATGCTGGCGAGCAACACCGGATTTCAGAGTCGTAGCGACCACTATAAAGCGGCAGTATCGTAAGGTATAAAGTATGATAGCGTAAGTCGTTTCCATAAAAGTACTTTGGAGTATAAGACTGACTGTGAGACACATACGATACCTTAGATGTTACACCCTATCTTGGTCTGCCAAATCGGATTGAGAAATTGTATGgtttaatgttatatgtatgaaCTAAGTGGAATAGTAAAGAAGTACGTATATGATGATGTCTGATCAAACATATTTTCCACATACCTACttcttttagtattttttgaaaatagtttgtctttattaaattgtataaaagtattttttttactttatgcTAAGAGTTTCATGAAAAAAAGTTCGAATAGTTTctctttatatttctatacataatgttatttcatttcaggCTCTCATGGTGGCGCAGGAAGAGTTAAACAACGGTGTATCAATATTAAGGGGGAGACCTCGCGGGCGAAGGAAGAGTCGACCGCGGCCGGCGCCTAAAACTAGCCTCTTGTTCTTTGAAAAGTACGCAAAGGGTTTTTTAAAAACACGTTAATTCTGTAATGATAATTTCATAAGCCATTGACATATTATAAGCCTTGTTAAAAACCAATCTATACCTTAaaaagtttcatttttttccTTCTAGATCGCCTAGTTTTTGCGAAGCGGATCCCAAGCTGGAAACATCAGGCACTTCAGGCCGGGTCTGCCGAACGGGCAGGACATCAAGGACTGGCTCATGCGACTTATTATGCTGTGGTCGAGGCCACGATCTCATCAGAAAGTCCAGCATTAAACCCTGTAACTGCACCTTTCACTGGTGCTGCAGAGTCGACTGTCAGAAATGTCAAGATGACAAATGGGTGGCTGTTTGCAAATGAAGTTTGAAAGAAGGAAGTTTGAACTTGGAATGAATTCACGCAGACGTATTATACGCGGTTTCTTCAAggcaaaatttgttatatcaaAATCTAGGACAGAAATATATTGTGAAACATTGACAAAATCCCTTTCTCTTGTTATCATCATTCACGGATCTTGATGAAATGAAACATGTGTATCTATTTATGTCAAAACGACACGTCCGTATGAATTGCAGTTTGTAGgatgttttgatataaatagatacacaTATTTCAACGCTAAAAAAACGTAAcgatatattacaataaaaactaaaaaattcaagaaaacaagaataaatttacttttgaaCACTTGAGAactatcttatatttttttataattaagcaaAAGTAGGAAAACCGGAAAGATGATTGAATTATTGGTAATTAAccaaacttaaataataattatggtataaattagataaatacgtagagaatttttaaaaaccgaaagtttgtaaaaaaccataatatattcataaaactttGATTGATGTAAAAACGTGTATAAATATTAGCTATAATATGTTACTGTTATTATGCTATCAGTATTAAATCTAGACAATACTTcgaattatcaattatttagaCTTATATATACATTCCCTGTTGTAAATAACCATTCCTTTCACATCATTCCAGTgccgtattatttattatttttaatatttattttaggattAATGccatttgtaatgttttaataaagtttccTAGACTATGATATAGTTTTAATCgctttatcatttattaatgagtaaattatatagatttattacgATAGTATACccatatatcaatttaatatttttagtaatacTGATATTTGGGGTCTGGAGTCTCTTATACTAGTGATAAACGTTAATTACGGGTTATGTTATGCCTTAAACCtctaaaaaaagtaataaagtgacgaaataaattgattaccATGTAGGtaactaaaacataatttatttaaatgcaaaaatacctatttctcctttaaaaaacatttccaaattttattgttaaggtCTATTGTATAATTCAGATAATTAGATATAACATGATATGTTTTTACCCATCGATTTTTGTTATGCATCTGAAAGAGTATCGTAACATCGATAAAATAGAAAAGGCGCATCCAATATCCACTCAAAGAATTACAATCGCACTACGCACATCGATAATTTCGACTACTTGATCGTCCACGCAGAAGCACTCACAAACAAACATGACGGATTAGTGATGTAACATTTTTGACAGCTGACTGGATACAAATAGGCTTTTGTATCGTATCCGAATGTATTGTTGATTCTCAATGCTCAATACGTTTACAAAGATGTCAAAACTGATTGTAACGGTAAGTCTAGGTGATCGATTTGATAAGAAAGCTTTTGTGATTTGGTAATCCCGTTAATACCGTCGTGAAGAGAGTATATATGACGCATGgttgtattattaattcgcTACTGAATTGGTGTCTTCTCTGTTTTTATCaaagaaattttatcaaacaaatataaaccttAACGAGTCAATTGGTTCAGTGTACGATGCCCTATTTTTGCAAACTTGGCTACGAGTTATACTCTTaatatacatgttattattaagtttcTGTGATAtggtatttgaatttttaccAGTCAATTGAAAACAGCTAACAGCAGTGTTTTTATCATAGTATAACATAAGGGAGATGTAT
The Zerene cesonia ecotype Mississippi chromosome 1, Zerene_cesonia_1.1, whole genome shotgun sequence DNA segment above includes these coding regions:
- the LOC119836757 gene encoding protein Wnt-10a, translated to MEKADHLKRVLEKPCIMRIRLHKGFRESSFLYALTAAGVVHSIARACAQGRLLSCGCDPVGYRASHDPRGRLRANKWEWSGCSHNLAYGIEFSKKFLDVRDQVDDLQSKINVHNNNAGRSILASHMEVRCKCHGLSGSCQLRTCWRATPDFRVVATTIKRQYRKALMVAQEELNNGVSILRGRPRGRRKSRPRPAPKTSLLFFEKSPSFCEADPKLETSGTSGRVCRTGRTSRTGSCDLLCCGRGHDLIRKSSIKPCNCTFHWCCRVDCQKCQDDKWVAVCK